In one Methanobrevibacter arboriphilus genomic region, the following are encoded:
- a CDS encoding DMT family transporter, with protein MNPWIFLIIAGISEIGWAISLKFSEGFTNVLMSITTVIIMVLSLFFLSLALKYIPIGTAYAVWTAIGAVGVAVIGMVFLGETKSMIRIFCIMLVIGGIVGLKISG; from the coding sequence ATGAATCCTTGGATATTTCTTATTATAGCAGGAATCTCAGAGATTGGATGGGCAATATCTCTTAAATTCTCAGAAGGTTTTACAAATGTTTTAATGTCTATAACAACCGTTATCATTATGGTTTTAAGCTTATTTTTCCTTTCCCTAGCATTGAAATATATACCAATAGGAACTGCATATGCTGTATGGACAGCTATTGGTGCTGTTGGAGTAGCTGTTATAGGAATGGTTTTTTTAGGCGAAACTAAATCAATGATTAGAATATTCTGCATAATGTTAGTAATAGGTGGAATAGTTGGGTTAAAAATTTCAGGATAA